From Phenylobacterium montanum, the proteins below share one genomic window:
- the rplR gene encoding 50S ribosomal protein L18, which yields MALSPRESAKRRAERNRRRLKSLANGRLRLSIFRSAKNIYAQVIDDTAGVTVAHASSLEGGRGAKGSDKDAAARVGKLVAERAIEKGVKDVVFDRGGFIYHGRVKALADAAREAGLNF from the coding sequence ATGGCGCTGTCACCTCGAGAATCCGCCAAGCGCAGAGCCGAACGCAACCGTCGCCGGCTCAAGTCCCTGGCCAATGGCCGCCTGCGGCTGTCGATCTTCCGCTCGGCCAAGAACATCTACGCCCAGGTCATCGACGACACCGCCGGTGTCACCGTGGCCCATGCTTCGTCGCTGGAAGGCGGCCGGGGCGCCAAGGGCTCGGACAAGGACGCCGCAGCCCGCGTGGGCAAGCTGGTGGCCGAACGAGCCATTGAAAAGGGCGTCAAGGACGTCGTGTTCGATCGCGGCGGCTTCATCTATCACGGCCGTGTAAAGGCCCTGGCCGACGCCGCGCGCGAAGCCGGCCTGAATTTCTGA
- the rpsE gene encoding 30S ribosomal protein S5, translating into MARGEQQRGGERRDRRDRPQEERADSDIVEKLVHINRVAATVKGGRRFSFAALMVVGDQKGRVGFGHGKAREVPEAIRKATEEAKKTMVRVPLRESRTLHHDGHGRHGAGKVMLRAAPPGTGVIAGGPMRAVLETLGVQDVVGKSVGSSNPYNMVRATFEALKAQSSPRQIANKRGKKVGDILGRRHDGASTADAASEG; encoded by the coding sequence ATGGCCCGAGGCGAACAACAACGCGGCGGCGAACGGCGGGACCGGCGCGATCGTCCGCAAGAAGAGCGTGCGGACAGCGACATCGTCGAGAAGCTGGTGCACATCAACCGCGTCGCCGCCACCGTGAAGGGCGGCCGCCGGTTCTCCTTCGCCGCCCTGATGGTCGTCGGTGACCAGAAGGGCCGCGTGGGCTTCGGTCACGGCAAGGCGCGCGAAGTGCCGGAAGCCATCCGCAAGGCGACCGAAGAAGCCAAGAAGACCATGGTCCGCGTGCCTCTGCGCGAATCCCGCACCCTGCATCACGACGGCCACGGCCGTCACGGCGCGGGCAAGGTGATGCTCCGCGCGGCGCCTCCCGGCACCGGCGTCATCGCCGGCGGCCCGATGCGTGCGGTCCTGGAAACCCTGGGCGTGCAGGATGTGGTCGGCAAGTCGGTCGGCTCGTCCAACCCCTACAACATGGTGCGCGCGACGTTCGAAGCCCTAAAGGCCCAGTCGTCTCCGCGCCAGATCGCCAACAAGCGCGGCAAGAAGGTCGGCGACATCCTGGGCCGTCGTCACGACGGCGCCTCGACCGCCGACGCCGCCTCGGAAGGCTGA
- the rpmD gene encoding 50S ribosomal protein L30 — MSDTAKTVTVRQVASPLRRKSDQRATLVGLGLNRIGRTKVLPDNGSTRGMIKKVAHLVTVVEEA; from the coding sequence ATGTCCGACACCGCAAAGACTGTGACCGTCCGCCAGGTCGCCAGCCCGCTGCGCCGCAAGAGCGACCAGCGCGCGACCCTGGTTGGCCTGGGCCTGAACCGCATCGGCCGCACCAAGGTGCTGCCTGACAACGGCTCGACCCGCGGCATGATCAAGAAGGTCGCCCACTTGGTGACCGTAGTCGAAGAGGCCTAA
- the rplO gene encoding 50S ribosomal protein L15 — MTKLNEIRDNEGAHKGRLRVGRGPGSGKGKTAGRGVKGQKSRSGVAIAGFEGGQMPLHMRMPKRGFNNPFAKKLVEVNLWRIEQAIEAGKLDAKKPIDTAALLAAGVIRRERDGVRLLGEGELKSKLDITVYSASTGAAKAVEAAGGKLTTTAKVKAKAEAEA; from the coding sequence ATGACCAAGCTCAACGAAATCCGCGACAACGAAGGCGCTCACAAGGGCCGTCTGCGCGTCGGCCGTGGCCCGGGCTCGGGCAAGGGCAAGACCGCCGGCCGGGGCGTCAAGGGCCAGAAGTCCCGCTCGGGCGTGGCCATCGCCGGCTTCGAAGGCGGCCAGATGCCGCTGCACATGCGCATGCCCAAGCGCGGCTTCAACAACCCCTTCGCCAAGAAGCTGGTGGAAGTGAACCTGTGGCGCATCGAGCAGGCCATCGAGGCCGGCAAGCTGGACGCCAAGAAGCCGATCGACACCGCCGCGCTCCTGGCCGCCGGCGTGATTCGCCGCGAAAGGGACGGCGTGCGCCTCCTGGGCGAGGGCGAGCTGAAGTCCAAGCTGGACATCACCGTCTACTCCGCCTCGACCGGCGCGGCCAAGGCCGTGGAAGCCGCCGGCGGCAAGCTGACCACCACCGCCAAGGTGAAGGCCAAGGCCGAAGCGGAAGCTTGA
- the secY gene encoding preprotein translocase subunit SecY, whose product MASAAEQLAANMNFGAFQKATELHKRLWFTLGALIVYRLGTYIPIPGIDPAAFAQAFQGQSKGILGMFDMFSGGAVQRMAVFSLNVMPYISASIIVQLMGTVYPPWEKLRKEGGEAGRKQLNQYTRYLTVFLAIAQSSGIAIGLSNSQGLVDQPGLFFILSTVATLTGGTLFLMWLGEQITARGVGNGVSLIIFAGIVARLPTGVMTLLTQARTGAIQSYILPLILVMSVVVIAFIVFIERSQRRLLIQYPKRQMGNRMFGGETSFLPLKLNTAGVIPPIFASSLLLLPATAMGFLVKTTLPPWAQWVPTVVGQLQHGQPTFMLLYAAMIVFFSFFYTSIVFNPDETAENLRKYGGFLPGIRPGKRTAEYLDYVLTRLTVLGAAYITAVCLLPEIMMSAMQSNQFAFGGTSILIVVTVTMDTVAQIQSHLLAHQYEGLIKKSKLRGGRGR is encoded by the coding sequence ATGGCCTCGGCCGCGGAACAGCTAGCCGCCAACATGAACTTCGGCGCCTTCCAGAAGGCGACGGAGCTGCACAAGCGCCTGTGGTTCACACTGGGCGCGCTGATCGTCTATCGGCTCGGCACCTACATCCCGATCCCCGGCATCGACCCTGCGGCCTTCGCCCAGGCCTTCCAGGGCCAGTCCAAGGGCATCCTGGGCATGTTCGACATGTTCTCGGGTGGCGCCGTGCAGCGCATGGCGGTGTTTTCGCTGAACGTGATGCCCTACATCTCGGCCTCGATCATCGTGCAGCTGATGGGCACGGTCTATCCGCCGTGGGAGAAGCTGCGCAAGGAAGGCGGCGAAGCCGGCCGCAAGCAGTTGAACCAGTACACCCGCTATCTGACGGTGTTTCTGGCCATCGCCCAGTCCAGCGGCATCGCCATCGGCCTGTCCAACAGCCAGGGCCTGGTGGACCAGCCCGGCCTGTTCTTCATCCTCTCGACGGTCGCGACCCTGACCGGCGGCACGTTGTTCTTGATGTGGCTGGGCGAGCAGATCACCGCCCGCGGCGTCGGCAACGGCGTTTCGCTGATCATCTTCGCCGGCATCGTCGCCCGCCTGCCGACCGGGGTCATGACCCTTCTGACCCAGGCGCGTACCGGCGCGATCCAGAGCTATATCCTGCCGCTGATCCTGGTGATGTCGGTGGTGGTGATCGCCTTCATCGTCTTCATCGAACGCTCGCAGCGCCGGCTTCTGATCCAGTATCCCAAGCGCCAGATGGGCAACCGCATGTTCGGCGGCGAGACCTCGTTCCTGCCGCTGAAGCTGAACACCGCCGGGGTGATCCCGCCGATTTTCGCCTCCAGCCTGCTGTTGCTGCCGGCGACCGCCATGGGGTTCCTGGTCAAGACCACCCTGCCGCCCTGGGCCCAGTGGGTGCCGACCGTGGTCGGCCAACTGCAGCACGGCCAGCCGACCTTCATGCTGCTCTATGCGGCGATGATCGTGTTCTTCTCGTTCTTCTACACCTCGATCGTGTTCAATCCCGACGAGACGGCGGAGAACCTGCGCAAGTACGGCGGCTTCCTTCCGGGCATCCGCCCCGGCAAGCGCACGGCCGAGTACTTGGACTATGTGCTGACCAGGCTGACCGTGCTCGGCGCGGCATACATCACCGCTGTGTGCCTCCTGCCCGAGATCATGATGTCGGCGATGCAGTCCAACCAGTTCGCCTTCGGCGGCACCTCGATCCTCATTGTGGTGACCGTGACCATGGACACGGTGGCGCAGATTCAGTCACACTTGCTCGCCCACCAGTACGAGGGGCTGATCAAGAAGTCTAAATTGCGCGGGGGACGCGGGCGTTGA
- a CDS encoding adenylate kinase has product MNIILFGPPAAGKGTQAKRLVSRRGMVQLSTGDMLRAARSSGSELGKKVAAIMDAGSLVSDEIVIALIEEALPAAEAAGGAIFDGFPRTIAQAEALDDMLARRGSRIDLVLRLRVDDAKLLDRVAKRFAEEGRADDNPESFKVRLSAYNAQTAPLLPHYLAQGKLVEVDGMATIDEVAAGIDAALAAA; this is encoded by the coding sequence TTGAACATCATACTTTTCGGCCCGCCGGCGGCGGGGAAGGGAACCCAGGCCAAACGCCTGGTCAGCCGGCGCGGCATGGTCCAGCTCTCGACCGGCGACATGCTGCGCGCCGCGCGCAGCTCGGGTTCCGAGCTGGGCAAGAAGGTCGCCGCGATCATGGACGCCGGCAGCCTGGTCTCGGACGAAATCGTCATCGCCCTGATCGAAGAGGCGCTGCCGGCGGCCGAGGCCGCGGGCGGGGCGATCTTCGACGGCTTCCCGCGCACCATCGCCCAGGCCGAGGCCTTGGACGACATGCTGGCCCGCCGCGGCTCGCGAATCGACCTGGTGCTGCGCCTGCGGGTCGACGACGCCAAGCTGCTCGACCGCGTGGCCAAGCGCTTCGCTGAAGAGGGCCGGGCGGACGACAATCCCGAATCGTTCAAGGTGCGCCTGTCGGCCTACAACGCCCAGACCGCGCCGCTGCTGCCGCACTACCTGGCCCAGGGCAAGCTGGTCGAGGTCGACGGCATGGCCACGATCGACGAGGTCGCGGCCGGCATCGACGCGGCCCTGGCTGCAGCCTGA
- the rpsM gene encoding 30S ribosomal protein S13 — translation MARIAGVNIPTNKRVIIALQYIHGIGQAKAREIVSKVGIEDARRVNQLTDAEVLQIRETIDRDYTVEGDLRRETAVNIKRLMDLACYRGLRHRKGLPVRGQRTHTNARTRKGPAKPIAGKKK, via the coding sequence GTGGCCCGCATAGCTGGCGTCAATATTCCGACCAACAAGCGCGTGATCATCGCGCTGCAGTACATTCATGGCATCGGCCAGGCCAAGGCGCGTGAAATCGTGTCCAAGGTCGGCATCGAAGATGCGCGCCGGGTCAACCAGCTGACGGACGCCGAAGTCCTTCAGATCCGCGAGACCATCGACCGCGACTACACCGTCGAGGGCGACCTGCGTCGCGAGACCGCCGTCAACATCAAGCGCCTGATGGACCTGGCCTGCTATCGTGGCCTCCGTCACCGCAAGGGCCTTCCGGTCCGCGGGCAGCGCACCCACACCAACGCCCGCACCCGCAAGGGCCCGGCCAAGCCGATCGCCGGCAAGAAGAAGTAA
- the rpsK gene encoding 30S ribosomal protein S11, with protein MAKEPARVKKRERKNITSGVAHVNASFNNTMITITDAQGNTISWSSAGMMGFKGSRKSTPYAAQMAAEDAGKKAAEHGVKTLEVNVSGPGSGRESALRALQAVGMTITTIRDVTPIPHNGCRPPKRRRV; from the coding sequence ATGGCCAAGGAACCGGCTCGCGTCAAAAAGCGCGAGCGCAAGAACATCACTTCGGGCGTGGCGCACGTGAACGCCTCGTTCAACAACACCATGATCACCATCACCGACGCGCAAGGGAACACCATTTCCTGGTCGTCGGCTGGCATGATGGGCTTCAAGGGCTCGCGCAAGTCGACCCCGTACGCGGCGCAGATGGCCGCTGAGGACGCCGGCAAGAAGGCGGCCGAGCATGGCGTGAAGACCCTCGAGGTCAACGTCTCCGGTCCGGGTTCGGGCCGTGAATCGGCTCTCCGCGCGCTGCAGGCCGTGGGCATGACCATCACCACCATTCGTGACGTGACCCCGATCCCGCACAATGGCTGCCGGCCGCCCAAGCGTCGCCGCGTCTAG
- a CDS encoding DNA-directed RNA polymerase subunit alpha, producing MIERNWNELIRPEKPQIETGADASRKARIVAEPLERGFGVTLGNSLRRVLLSSLQGAAVTSVQIDGVVHEFSSMQGVREDVVDIVLNIKQLALRMHSEGPKRMTLRATGPGAVTAGQIDTSSDIEILNPDHVLCTLDDGATVRMEFTVQNGKGYVPAEMNRPEDAPIGLIAVDSLYSPVKRVAYRVEPTRQGQSLDYDKLIMEVETNGAVSPVDAVAYAARILQDQLQIFITFDEPKKKADGEAKPELPFNPALLKKVDELELSVRSANCLKNDNIVYIGDLIQKTEAEMLRTPNFGRKSLNEIKEVLAGMNLHLGMDVPNWPPENIEDLAKKFEDQI from the coding sequence GTGATTGAAAGAAACTGGAACGAGCTAATTCGCCCCGAGAAGCCGCAGATCGAGACGGGCGCCGACGCCAGCCGCAAGGCTCGCATCGTCGCTGAACCGCTCGAACGCGGCTTCGGCGTCACGCTCGGAAATTCCCTGCGTCGGGTGCTGCTGTCGTCGCTGCAAGGCGCGGCGGTCACCTCGGTGCAGATCGACGGCGTCGTGCACGAATTCTCGTCCATGCAGGGCGTTCGCGAGGACGTGGTCGACATCGTCCTCAACATCAAGCAGCTGGCGCTGCGCATGCACTCGGAAGGCCCCAAGCGGATGACGCTGCGGGCCACTGGCCCGGGCGCGGTCACCGCCGGCCAGATCGACACCTCGTCGGACATCGAGATCCTGAACCCCGACCACGTGCTCTGCACCCTGGACGACGGCGCCACCGTGCGCATGGAGTTCACCGTGCAGAACGGCAAGGGCTATGTCCCGGCCGAGATGAACCGTCCGGAAGACGCCCCGATCGGGCTGATCGCGGTCGATTCGCTCTACAGCCCGGTCAAGCGCGTCGCCTATCGCGTCGAGCCCACCCGCCAGGGCCAGAGCCTCGACTATGACAAGCTGATCATGGAAGTCGAAACCAACGGCGCGGTGTCGCCGGTGGATGCGGTGGCCTACGCCGCCCGCATCCTGCAGGACCAGCTGCAGATCTTCATCACCTTCGACGAGCCGAAGAAGAAGGCCGACGGCGAAGCCAAGCCGGAACTGCCGTTCAACCCGGCCCTCCTGAAAAAGGTCGACGAGCTGGAACTGTCGGTCCGTTCGGCCAACTGCCTGAAGAACGACAACATCGTCTACATCGGCGACCTGATCCAGAAGACCGAAGCGGAGATGCTGCGCACCCCCAACTTCGGCCGCAAGTCCTTGAACGAGATCAAGGAAGTTCTGGCGGGCATGAACCTGCACCTCGGCATGGACGTGCCCAACTGGCCGCCGGAAAACATCGAAGACCTGGCCAAGAAGTTCGAAGACCAGATCTGA
- the rplQ gene encoding 50S ribosomal protein L17: MRHGAAHRKLGRTTSHRTAMFANMAASLIKHEQIVTTLPKAKELRPFVEKLVTLAKRGDLHARRIAISRVRDVEQVGKLFGVVGPRYKDRNGGYIRVLKAGYRYGDNAPLAVIEFVDRDVAEKGKDSGPVQVFGEE; the protein is encoded by the coding sequence ATGCGCCACGGCGCCGCCCATCGTAAGCTCGGTCGCACGACCAGCCACCGCACCGCCATGTTCGCCAACATGGCCGCGAGCCTGATCAAGCACGAGCAGATCGTCACCACCCTGCCCAAGGCCAAGGAGCTTCGCCCCTTCGTCGAGAAGCTGGTGACCCTGGCCAAGCGCGGCGATCTGCACGCCCGCCGCATCGCCATCAGCCGCGTCCGCGACGTCGAGCAGGTCGGCAAGCTGTTCGGCGTGGTCGGCCCCCGCTACAAGGACCGCAACGGCGGCTATATTCGCGTGCTGAAGGCCGGCTACCGCTATGGCGACAACGCCCCGCTGGCGGTGATCGAGTTCGTCGACCGCGACGTGGCCGAAAAGGGCAAAGACTCCGGTCCGGTGCAGGTGTTCGGCGAGGAATAA
- a CDS encoding VOC family protein translates to MSDIARPTLSSALSYQNPKAALEWLEAAFGFEPELVILAPDGSLAHSEMRFGDGLIMVGSEWNPRVKSPRSVGGMNTQSVHVQLTSDIDGHCERARKAGATIAQEPEDQFYGDRTYRCFDPEGHLWTFGQTVKAMTEEEWTKASGLTVQHKL, encoded by the coding sequence ATGAGCGACATCGCCCGTCCCACCCTGTCCTCTGCGCTGAGCTACCAGAACCCCAAGGCCGCGCTGGAATGGCTGGAGGCCGCGTTCGGCTTCGAGCCCGAGCTGGTGATCCTGGCCCCTGACGGGTCCCTGGCCCATTCGGAGATGCGTTTCGGCGACGGCCTGATCATGGTCGGCTCGGAATGGAACCCGCGCGTCAAGAGCCCGCGGTCCGTCGGCGGCATGAACACCCAGTCCGTCCATGTGCAGCTGACCAGCGATATCGACGGCCACTGCGAGCGGGCCCGCAAAGCCGGCGCAACCATCGCCCAGGAGCCGGAGGACCAGTTCTATGGCGACCGCACCTATCGCTGTTTCGATCCGGAAGGACACCTTTGGACCTTCGGCCAGACGGTGAAGGCGATGACCGAGGAAGAATGGACCAAGGCCAGCGGCCTGACGGTGCAGCACAAGCTTTGA
- a CDS encoding ArsR/SmtB family transcription factor: protein MSVARPDLDLILAALADPHRRQAVEVLRRGPRRAGDLAEALDLTPPAMSRHLRTLRRSGIVEEAGDPFDARVRIYRLRPEPMADLKAWLEETERMWADQLLAFRQHLERSAKG, encoded by the coding sequence TTGAGCGTCGCGCGGCCCGATCTGGACCTGATCCTGGCGGCCCTGGCCGATCCCCATCGCCGCCAGGCGGTCGAGGTTTTGCGGCGCGGGCCCAGGCGCGCCGGCGACCTCGCCGAAGCCCTGGACCTGACCCCGCCGGCCATGAGCCGCCATCTGCGCACCCTGCGCCGCAGCGGGATCGTCGAGGAGGCGGGCGATCCGTTCGACGCTCGGGTGCGCATCTATCGTTTGAGGCCCGAACCCATGGCCGACCTGAAAGCCTGGCTGGAAGAGACCGAGCGGATGTGGGCCGATCAGCTGTTGGCCTTCCGCCAACATCTCGAGCGGAGCGCCAAGGGGTGA
- a CDS encoding SRPBCC family protein — translation MSSKIIVALRVPASPARAFQAFTEEIALWWRPHPVFPFTPRSPGSLAFEPGTGGRLTETLPNGKVFEIGRIRAWEPGERLVFGWRQATFAPDQDTEVEVRFEAVGEETRVTVEHRGWDSVPQEHVVRHGFPNALFLRRHGEWWQALLGSLKRSV, via the coding sequence GTGAGTTCGAAGATCATCGTCGCCCTGCGCGTGCCCGCCAGCCCGGCGCGGGCGTTCCAGGCCTTCACCGAAGAGATCGCATTGTGGTGGCGGCCGCATCCGGTGTTCCCCTTCACCCCGCGCAGCCCGGGGAGCTTGGCCTTCGAGCCGGGGACGGGCGGCCGGCTGACCGAGACCCTGCCGAACGGCAAGGTGTTCGAGATCGGCCGGATCAGGGCCTGGGAGCCGGGGGAGCGGTTGGTGTTCGGCTGGCGCCAGGCGACCTTCGCGCCCGACCAGGACACCGAGGTCGAGGTCCGCTTCGAGGCGGTGGGCGAAGAGACCCGGGTCACGGTCGAGCACCGCGGCTGGGATAGCGTGCCGCAGGAGCATGTCGTCCGCCACGGCTTCCCCAACGCGCTCTTCCTGCGCCGGCATGGCGAGTGGTGGCAGGCGCTGCTGGGGTCGCTGAAACGGTCGGTCTGA
- a CDS encoding TCR/Tet family MFS transporter has translation MDDQSVIETAAVAAPAKGPRKAAIGFIFAAAVMDILALGIIIPVLPQLVRQFTHGDTAHAAQYFGLFGLIFGLMQFVCSPIIGSLSDRFGRRPVLLVSIFGLGFDYILMALAPSIWWLFLGRTISGMTAASFSTASAYIADVTPPEKRAKSFGLMGAAFGVGFTFGPAFGGFLGHYDLRLPFWVAAGLALANGLYGLFVLPESLPLDRRAKFNPRKANPIGSFELLRSHPQLLGLASVLFLYYLAHQVLQSTMVLYTAERYHWGPQMMGFSLMGVGIGNILVQSFVVGPFVTRFGEKGALYTGLTAGALGFIIYATATTSLQYWMGLPVFAFMGLVQPGYQGLMTRRVKPTEQGRLQGANSGLMAIAGIVGPVIFTQVFAWSIHASGFVLGEGTTVFLAAALLFMALFVAVSVTREGSGVTAQA, from the coding sequence TTGGACGATCAGAGCGTCATAGAAACCGCCGCCGTCGCCGCGCCCGCGAAGGGGCCGCGCAAGGCTGCGATCGGCTTCATCTTCGCCGCGGCGGTGATGGATATCCTGGCGCTCGGGATCATCATCCCGGTGCTGCCGCAACTGGTCCGTCAGTTCACCCACGGCGACACCGCCCACGCGGCGCAGTATTTCGGCCTGTTCGGCCTGATCTTCGGCCTGATGCAGTTCGTCTGCTCGCCGATCATCGGCTCGCTGTCCGACCGCTTCGGCCGCCGGCCGGTGCTGCTGGTCTCGATCTTCGGCCTCGGCTTCGACTACATCCTGATGGCGCTCGCGCCGTCGATCTGGTGGCTGTTCCTGGGGCGCACCATCTCGGGCATGACCGCGGCCAGCTTCTCGACCGCCAGCGCCTACATCGCCGACGTCACCCCGCCGGAAAAACGCGCCAAGAGCTTCGGCCTGATGGGGGCTGCGTTCGGCGTCGGCTTCACCTTCGGCCCGGCCTTCGGCGGCTTCCTCGGCCACTATGACCTCAGGCTGCCGTTCTGGGTGGCGGCGGGCCTCGCCCTGGCCAATGGCCTATACGGCCTGTTCGTGCTGCCGGAATCCCTGCCGCTGGACCGGCGGGCGAAGTTCAATCCGCGCAAGGCTAACCCGATCGGATCGTTCGAGCTCTTGCGCTCGCATCCGCAGCTCCTGGGTCTGGCCTCAGTGCTGTTCCTCTACTACCTCGCCCACCAGGTCCTGCAGAGCACCATGGTGCTCTACACCGCCGAACGCTACCACTGGGGGCCGCAGATGATGGGCTTCAGCCTGATGGGCGTCGGCATCGGCAACATCCTGGTGCAGAGCTTCGTGGTCGGCCCGTTCGTCACCCGGTTCGGTGAGAAGGGCGCGCTCTACACCGGCCTGACCGCCGGCGCTCTGGGCTTCATCATCTACGCCACCGCCACCACATCGCTCCAATACTGGATGGGCCTGCCGGTGTTCGCCTTCATGGGCCTGGTCCAGCCGGGCTATCAGGGGCTGATGACCCGCCGGGTAAAGCCTACGGAGCAGGGGCGGCTGCAAGGCGCCAATTCCGGCCTGATGGCGATCGCCGGCATCGTCGGCCCGGTGATCTTCACCCAGGTGTTCGCTTGGTCGATTCACGCCAGCGGATTCGTCCTCGGGGAAGGGACCACGGTCTTCCTGGCGGCGGCTCTGCTGTTCATGGCGCTTTTCGTCGCCGTGAGCGTTACGCGGGAGGGCAGCGGCGTGACGGCGCAGGCCTGA
- a CDS encoding Do family serine endopeptidase, whose product MRPQHLALAALCLLAACSRPAGTPSAQGLPAAPSMAEADRRAPVDAAAVKMSYAPVVRKAAPAVVNVYSRRVVRQAVDPFWGMFGGGLGLSRDRIAQSLGSGVIVRSDGVIVTNNHVIEGGQEIMVVLGDRREFPAKVLMADPRADVAVLKIDAGAERLPVLALDDHEDAQIGDLVLAIGDPFGVGQTVTNGIVSALNRTGVGITDVGYFIQTDAAINPGNSGGALVNMNGDMIGMNTAILSQSGQSSGVGFAIPAALVKRVVETAIGGAKSAQLRPWLGLKTQPVTSDIAKTLGLDRPNGVLVTDVYPDGPGARAGVRQGDLILSVDGAPVQDEASLNYRVLTHKAGDEIALQIRREKGGMETVRLRASSPPAGPGRDERLITGRNPFSGATVVNLSPAVADELGLDPFAAGKGVLITKVEDGVAAGLGLQPGDLIKQVNGRPIETTAQLQAALAAGGPVWRITLVRNGQVLNAQVRL is encoded by the coding sequence ATGCGCCCGCAACACCTTGCCCTGGCCGCCCTTTGCCTGCTGGCCGCCTGTTCGCGCCCTGCAGGCACGCCCAGCGCCCAGGGCCTGCCCGCCGCCCCATCCATGGCCGAGGCCGACCGGCGCGCGCCGGTCGACGCGGCGGCGGTGAAGATGTCCTACGCCCCCGTAGTGCGGAAGGCCGCTCCGGCGGTGGTCAACGTCTACAGCCGCCGCGTGGTGCGCCAGGCGGTCGATCCCTTCTGGGGCATGTTCGGCGGCGGCCTGGGCCTGTCGCGAGACCGCATCGCCCAGTCGCTGGGCTCGGGCGTGATCGTCCGCTCCGACGGGGTGATCGTGACCAACAACCATGTCATCGAGGGCGGCCAGGAGATCATGGTCGTGCTGGGCGACCGGCGCGAGTTCCCGGCCAAGGTGCTGATGGCCGATCCCCGCGCCGACGTGGCGGTGCTGAAGATCGACGCCGGCGCCGAGCGCCTGCCGGTCCTCGCTTTGGACGATCACGAGGACGCCCAGATCGGCGACCTGGTCCTGGCCATCGGCGACCCCTTCGGCGTCGGCCAGACCGTGACGAACGGCATCGTCTCGGCCCTGAACCGCACCGGGGTCGGCATCACCGACGTCGGCTACTTCATCCAGACCGACGCGGCGATCAATCCGGGCAATTCCGGCGGCGCCCTGGTGAACATGAACGGCGACATGATCGGCATGAACACCGCCATCCTGTCCCAGTCCGGCCAGTCCTCGGGCGTCGGCTTCGCCATCCCCGCCGCCCTGGTCAAGCGGGTGGTCGAGACCGCCATCGGCGGGGCCAAGAGCGCGCAGCTACGGCCCTGGCTGGGCCTGAAGACCCAGCCCGTGACCTCCGACATCGCCAAGACCCTGGGCCTGGACCGGCCGAATGGGGTCCTGGTCACCGATGTCTATCCCGATGGTCCGGGGGCCCGGGCCGGCGTGCGCCAGGGCGACTTGATCCTCTCGGTCGACGGCGCGCCGGTGCAGGACGAGGCCTCGCTGAACTACCGCGTCCTGACGCACAAGGCCGGGGACGAGATCGCCCTGCAGATCCGCCGCGAAAAGGGCGGGATGGAGACCGTGCGCCTGCGCGCCTCCTCGCCGCCGGCGGGGCCGGGCCGGGACGAGCGCCTGATCACCGGCCGCAATCCCTTCAGCGGCGCCACCGTGGTCAACCTTTCCCCCGCCGTGGCTGACGAGCTGGGCCTGGATCCCTTCGCAGCCGGCAAAGGGGTGTTGATCACCAAGGTGGAGGACGGGGTGGCCGCGGGTCTTGGCTTGCAGCCGGGCGATCTGATCAAGCAGGTCAACGGCCGGCCGATCGAGACCACGGCCCAGCTCCAGGCCGCGCTCGCCGCCGGCGGCCCGGTCTGGCGCATAACCCTGGTTCGCAACGGCCAGGTGCTGAACGCCCAGGTGCGGCTGTAG